Proteins encoded together in one Gemmatimonadota bacterium DH-78 window:
- a CDS encoding zinc dependent phospholipase C family protein produces the protein MIPALLFAAVWILLPDPLAAWGPGTHVALGELVLGALHLLPPAVKAVLERHPVSFLYGSVAADISLAKKYVPEGRHCHNWHVGEEILDAAEDESLQAVGYGYLAHLAADTVAHNLYVPRQLLLTSTTASIGHTYWEHRMDMHMGEGWLGRARALVMDHDHGAADALFDRVLSATIFSFRTNRRLFQGMIRFQGDERWRQLFDRILKNSRFDVPHDLVDRYRALAFEAIVDYLVHRHRSAPAHLDPVGDLNLRLAKKVRRRAMARSGTADPDMLGGVADDYFPLPDRELEWWPLISPPPLPGAGR, from the coding sequence ATGATCCCGGCCCTTCTCTTCGCCGCCGTATGGATCCTGCTGCCCGATCCCCTCGCGGCCTGGGGGCCCGGCACGCACGTGGCGCTGGGCGAACTCGTGCTGGGGGCGCTCCACCTGCTGCCCCCCGCCGTGAAGGCCGTGCTCGAGCGCCATCCGGTGTCGTTCCTCTACGGCTCGGTGGCGGCCGACATCTCGCTCGCCAAGAAGTACGTGCCCGAGGGGCGACACTGCCACAACTGGCACGTGGGCGAGGAGATCCTCGACGCCGCCGAAGACGAGTCTCTGCAGGCGGTGGGGTACGGCTACCTCGCCCACCTCGCCGCCGACACCGTCGCCCACAACCTGTACGTGCCGCGCCAGCTGCTCCTGACCTCGACCACCGCGTCGATCGGCCACACCTACTGGGAGCACCGCATGGACATGCACATGGGCGAGGGATGGCTCGGCCGCGCCCGGGCGCTGGTGATGGACCACGACCACGGCGCCGCGGACGCGCTGTTCGACCGGGTGCTGTCGGCCACGATCTTCAGCTTCCGCACCAACCGCAGGCTCTTCCAGGGCATGATCCGCTTCCAGGGTGACGAGCGCTGGCGGCAGCTCTTCGACCGGATCCTGAAGAACTCGCGGTTCGATGTGCCGCACGACCTCGTCGACCGGTACCGGGCACTCGCCTTCGAGGCCATCGTCGACTACCTGGTGCACCGACACCGGTCCGCGCCGGCCCACCTCGATCCGGTGGGCGATCTCAATCTGCGACTCGCCAAGAAGGTGCGGCGCCGGGCGATGGCCCGGAGCGGCACCGCCGATCCCGACATGCTCGGAGGGGTGGCAGACGACTATTTCCCCCTCCCCGACCGCGAACTCGAGTGGTGGCCGCTCATTTCGCCGCCACCGCTCCCCGGCGCGGGTCGCTGA